The following are encoded together in the Ooceraea biroi isolate clonal line C1 chromosome 2, Obir_v5.4, whole genome shotgun sequence genome:
- the LOC105279163 gene encoding uncharacterized protein LOC105279163, translating into MALFRALPAGISVTSKLVSRSVPSVYYHANVLDHYENPRNVGSLDKNDTQVGTGLVGAPACGDVMKLQIKVDENGKITDAKFKTFGCGSAIASSSLATEWVKGKTVDEALALKNTDIAKELCLPPVKLHCSMLAEDAIKAALSDYRIKQQSKAKADDKATDKTN; encoded by the exons ATGGCATTATTCCGGGCATTGCCTGCTGGAATCAGCGTGACATCCAAGCTCGTCTCACGAAGCGTTCCCAGCGTATATTATCATGCAAAC GTATTGGATCACTATGAAAATCCTAGAAACGTTGGTTCGCTGGACAAGAATGATACACAAGTTGGCACTGGTCTTGTAGGAGCACCTGCCTGTGGTGATGTGATGAAACTGCAGATCAAAGTTGATGAAAATGGCAAGATAACTGATGccaagttcaaaacctttggtTGTGGCTCTGCTATTGCTTCAAGCTCCTTAGCGACAGAATGGGTTAAGGGAAAAACT GTGGATGAAGCATTGGCATTGAAAAATACTGACATTGCTAAAGAACTTTGCCTTCCTCCAGTCAAGCTACACTGTTCGA TGCTTGCCGAGGACGCAATTAAAGCTGCTCTGTCAGATTATCGCATTAAGCAACAATCAAAGGCAAAAGCTGATGATAAAGCAACCGATAAAACAAATTAG
- the LOC105279162 gene encoding monocarboxylate transporter 14, which yields MTMQRVQDQDNGINIKFGPGKPGKGNYKLVSQNSDNNKDRFKGTNELEKDEKIEEKLVPPDGGWGWLVLLASVMVNLLIPGTIKSFGVLFVEFLDVFDASPAAAAWIPSLCYFLYSSLGPLSSILSVKYSYRTVTLIGGTFAAMGMILSYFASSVAFLCVSYGVLVGTGAGLAFPPTVYIVTSYFVRLRGLANGLCISGSALGSIFLPPILGFLLREYGYRGAVLIMGAVTLNVWASALLYHPVEWHMVPAGPLDDSEERDNADTVSMTVTSSPEQPANEKENSQLTIANNSTSEKAAPIVPKSASSVALEYYKQNTPLQGRTRKISVPTGREISGQMHSTPTLHAVPERGGAVADFGKYPKVTRSPLRSPSTSSFNYVSTPYHGSTLSALHPERASTLTLNAISSTFSRKSTTAARKGEPEEDEKGQENKFFDFSLLKDPIYLVILISNSTNAVSYTNFVILLPAYAISLGFDNWDASLLLSIVSMLDLVGRIGGSALSDIKIMPKHWYFIGGLLASGISLTILPSSNTYTTLSVYCAFFGLASGIYVGITAVIMADMLGTEKLTSSYGISLFVNGVIQLVGPPICGIVFEQIGSYGPIFSILGIILIIGASLWSFVPCIRKRQAALQKASKIDKV from the exons ATGACGATGCAACGGGTTCAAGATCAGGACAATGGGATTAACATTAAGTTCGGGCCGGGCAAGCCGGGGAAAGGAAACTACAAGCTGGTGTCACAAAATTCTGATAACAACAAAGACCGGTTCAAAGGGACCAATGAACTAG agaaagatgaaaaaataGAGGAGAAATTAGTCCCACCGGATGGAGGCTGGGGATGGTTGGTGCTTCTGGCCTCCGTTATGGTTAACCTTCTTATTCCTGGCACCATTAAGTCCTTCGGAGTATTGTTTGTGGAATTTCTTGATGTATTCGACGCGTCACCGGCAGCAGCTGCATGGATACCATCGCTCTGTTACTTCTTGTACAGCTCACTAG GTCCATTGTCTAGTATACTTTCAGTCAAGTATTCCTATCGTACAGTAACTTTAATAGGAGGAACATTTGCTGCAATGGGAATGATATTGAGCTATTTCGCCAGCTCTGTGGCCTTTTTATGTGTTAG TTATGGTGTATTAGTAGGTACGGGAGCAGGATTAGCGTTTCCTCCAACTGTATATATCGTGACGTCTTATTTTGTACGGTTACGAGGTCTCGCCAACGGGCTCTGTATATCCGGTAGCGCTCTTGGCTCAATATTTCTTCCGCCTATTTTGGGCTTCCTTTTACGAGAATATGGGTATAG AGGTGCAGTTTTAATAATGGGCGCTGTTACATTAAACGTCTGGGCGAGCGCGCTTCTATATCATCCAGTGGAATGGCATATGGTGCCAGCTGGTCCTTTAGATGATAGCGAGGAGCGCGATAATGCAGACACCGTATCGATGACTGTGACAAGCAGTCCCGAACAACCAGCCAATGAGAAGGAGAATAGCCAGTTGACAATAGCAAACAACTCGACAAGCGAGAAAGCCGCACCAATCGTTCCTAAGAGCGCGTCGAGTGTCGCCCTGGAATATTATAAGCAAAATACACCACTGCAGGGCCGCACGCGCAAGATCAGCGTGCCGACTGGACGCGAGATTAGCGGTCAGATGCATAGCACGCCAACATTGCATGCCGTACCGGAGCGCGGCGGTGCCGTGGCCGATTTCGGCAAATATCCCAAAGTAACGAGGTCGCCGCTACGTTCGCCCAGCACGTCCTCCTTCAATTATGTTAGCACGCCATACCACGGTAGCACGCTGTCAGCGCTGCATCCGGAACGCGCATCCACACTGACGCTGAACGCAATCTCCAGTACGTTTTCGAGGAAATCAACGACAGCAGCGCGAAAGGGAGAACCCGAAGAAGATGAGAAAGGTCAAGAGAACAAGTTTTTCGACTTCAGCTTGCTCAAAGATCCCATCTATCTCGTAATCCTAATCTCCAACTCTACCAACGCCGTAAGTTACACCAACTTCGTTATCCTGTTACCGGCCTATGCCATCTCTTTGGGCTTCGACAACTGGGATGCGTCGCTGTTGTTGTCGATCGTTTCTATGCTTGACCTAGTGGGCCGTATTGGCGGCTCTGCCCTCTCCGATATCAAGATTATGCCTAAGCACTGGTACTTTATCGGTGGTCTACTCGCCTCCGGGATCTCTTTGACTATTTTGCCATCGTCTAACACGTACACTACGTTGTCCGTGTATTGCGCCTTCTTTGGACTCGCATCTGGCATTTATGTCGGTATAACCGCTGTCATTATGGCCGATATGCTAGGTACAGAGAAGCTTACCTCGTCCTATGGCATCTCGTTGTTCGTCAACGGCGTCATTCAGTTAGTCGGGCCGCCCATATGCGGTATAGTGTTTGAACAAATCGGTAGTTATGGACCGATTTTCAGTATACTTGGCATCATCTTGATAATTGGTGCGTCCCTTTGGAGCTTTGTACCGTGTATTCGGAAGCGACAAGCAGCACTGCAGAAAGCCAGCAAAATAGATAAAGTATAG
- the LOC105279167 gene encoding protein arginine N-methyltransferase 6 isoform X1 has product MDQYFKSYEEFDVHHLMLSDNARVLAYKTAIFNCKEKFQDKIVMDVGAGSGILSIFCAQAGAKKIYAVEASMLARTIEQVLVENNVQNKVEVIHCKVEDICPSNVEKVDIIVSEWMGFYLVHEGMLDSVLYARDNFLREDGLLFPSVAKLYASPCQLPSMYEFWDDVYGVSMRCIGKEYRKVKSEKPEILLLNRNDLLAEGKLLAWLDLNCVSMEEINLLGGEDYVSVCEKDGKFQGICIWFTVEFPDGSELSTGPCNEATHWKQTAIVLPTDIEVLQHQPVAFKLTFEKDALNSRCYNIKLILLDAEEIEHDIPCNCHMTKCIVTKTYIESQSNEESV; this is encoded by the exons ATGgatcaatattttaaaagctaCGAAGAATTTGAT GTTCATCACTTAATGCTTAGCGATAATGCACGTGTTTTAGCATACAAAACtgctatttttaattgcaaagaaaaatttcaagataaaaTAGTAATGGATGTTGGTGCTGGCTCAG gtatattatcaattttttgtgCTCAAGCTGGTGCAAAAAAGATTTATGCAGTAGAAGCAAGTATGCTAGCAAGGACTATCGAACAAGTGTTGGtagaaaataatgtacaaaaCAAAGTTGAAGTTATTCATTGTAAGGTAGAGGACATCTGTCCAAGTAATGTGGAAAAAGTAGATATAATTGTTTCAGAATGGATGGGTTTTTATTTAGTACACGAGGGGATGTTAGATTCTGTACTTTATGCTAGAGATAATTTCTTACGAGAGGATGGTTTATTATTTCCATccgttgcaaaattatatgcTTCACCGTGTCAGTTACCATCTATGTATGAATTTTGGGATGATGTGTATGGAGTCAGTATgag ATGTATTGGGAAAGAGTATAGAAAAGTTAAATCCGAAAAGCCAGAAATACTACTCCTAAATCGAAATGACCTTCTGGCAGAAGGTAAATTACTCGCTTGGTTAGATTTGAACTGTGTGTCTATGGAAGAAATAAATCTGCTAGGTGGAGAAGATTATGTGTCAGTATGTGAAAAGGATGGAAAATTTCAAGGGATATGTATTTGGTTTACGGTGGAATTTCCAGATGGCTCAGAATTATCTACAGGGCCTTGCAATGAAGCAACACATTGGAAGCAAACTGCAATTGTTTTGCCAACAGATATAGAAGTATTACAACATCAACCTGTAGCCTTTAAATTGACATTTGAAAAAGATGCATTGAATTCAagatgttataatataaaattaatattattggacGCAGAAGAGATAGAACACGATATTCCATGTAATTGTCATATGACAAAATGCATAGTAACAAAAACGTATATTGAAAGTCAATCAAATGAAGAAAGTGTTTAG
- the LOC113561464 gene encoding uncharacterized protein LOC113561464, with translation MFNVLSERCLVVTFTKIIMYLIYHFFTSVIFAMINAIIVIYMCQRFFRVRKEHYQIMAEAERFISIISESRASLDYISSKISEEMNEMKEDIARELSITDHLTKLSSKIGLLLQRYSDLEQELIEEVRKKHNMKSVQIETPVDINEEVKNILMAIRKKQPQQLDRPQTPRKLLISTTTSAGIKDSQLQNPIASPKLFTLQSCDFIDFSNVVTYKKQEKPRTPVHPEVQLLNDSRPAADTKPIGFRPSWKCEA, from the exons atgtttaatgttcTTTCTGAAAGGTGCTTGGTTGTAACATTCACAaagataattatgtatttgatatatcatttttttaccAGCGTAATTTTTGCGATGATAAACGCAATTatcgtaatatatatgtgtcaGCGt tttttccGAGTGAGGAAAGAACATTATCAGATCATGGCTGAAGCTGAGAGATTTATTTCGAtt ATTTCTGAATCACGTGCGAGCCTCGACTATATCAGCTCAAAGATATCTGAAGAAATGAATGAG atgaaGGAAGACATTGCCAGAGAATTATCCATTACCGATCATTTAACAAAGCTGAGCTCAAAAATAGGCCTGTTGCTACAACGTTATTCCGATTTGGAGCAAGAATTGATAGAG gaGGTACGAAAGAAACACAACATGAAAAGCGTACAAATTGAGACACCGGTTGATATCAACGAGgaagttaaaaatattctcaTGGCGATAAGAAAGAAGCAACCCCAACAATTGGATCGTCCGCAAACGCCAAGAAAACTACTAATATCGACTACCACTTCTGCGGGGATAAAAGATTCTCAGCTGCAAAATCCCATCGCGAGCCCAAAGCTTTTCACGTTACAATCGTGCGATTTCATCGATTTTTCGAATGTAGTAACATacaagaaacaagaaaaacCTCGAACACCCGTTCATCCTGAGGTACAATTGTTAAACGACTCGAGACCTGCAGCTGACACAAAACCAATTGGATTTCGGCCGTCCTGGAAGTGTGAGGCTTGA
- the LOC105279166 gene encoding T-cell immunomodulatory protein, with amino-acid sequence MQWIQTFICLVALVSTTTCSDITPAVFGSVLDGMPAAFGDFNSDELTDVFMLRKDGRTVEIFLAAEQEPLLQPAPSLNCSFKDRVTSVVPGDFDGDVFMDILVTTFNDERKLTFAHILWGGNGHLNCSNESNPVIEMRDQPLALDYNQDMIIDLFGVDKHNRRVFWIFHENRTVEVRKLDNLNSEPVRNPHSNAFLDLNNDFLPDLVITTKKAFEIWLGTEQGFESPFEINLPYNILLDKSFKGQIGQTLYLDVELTGKMALLLPLCFDDKCANSTIMMYLNDKWHNLKVNFLDPNKVLWGFVEPDGHRYTDTVTLRGGDFNMDGYPDLLATLQYSDGKHMQSFLLQNVLCNNCDGFNRTFDVKWQALNPFYNNSAMAVFYDFYQDGILDVILVEYDKANGLYRTAAFKNSLDYDANFVKVMVLTGRTNSMYPISPGSLGKKKRTYGTNLPGPSIAYRTTTQDGSPRNAIAAQLPQSAHFSLNLPYTTFGLGRTPNFVDALTIGVGGKSREWPQIIPNSQMVVIPNPIAEPSRWKAQLFVTPSKLILLSAAALTGTCGLITAIILGLYWKERREDKIERLQEAHRFHFDAM; translated from the exons ATGCAGTGGATTCAAACGTTCATCTGTCTCGTCGCGCTTGTCTCGACGACAACATGCAGCGATATAACGCCTGCCGTATTTGGCAGCGTGTTGGATGGTATGCCAGCAGCCTTTGGCGACTTCAATTCCGATGAATTGACGGACGTGTTTATGCTGCGCAAGGATGGCCGAACAGTGGAGATATTCCTGGCGGCTGAGCAAGAACCCCTATTGCAACCTGCACCGAGTCTGAATTGCTCGTTTAAAGATCGCGTGACCAGTGTGGTGCCAGGCGATTTTGATGGCGACGTCTTCATGGACATCCTGGTGACGACTTTCAATGATGAGCGGAAACTCACGTTTGCACATATATTATGGGGTGGAAACGGGCATCTTAACTGCAGCAACGAATCAAATCCGGTGATAGAGATGCGTGATCAGCCGTTGGCGTTGGACTACAATCAAGACATGATCATCGACCTGTTCGGGGTGGATAAACATAACAGAAGAGTGTTCTggatatttcatgaaaatagAACGGTGGAAGTGCGCAAACTAGACAATTTGAACTCGGAGCCCGTTAGAAATCCACACTCCAATGCCTTCCTGGACCTGAACAATGATTTCCTGCCAGATCTCGTGATCACCACAAAGAAGGCCTTCGAGATATGGCTGGGCACGGAACAAGGATTTGAGTCCCCTTTTGAAATCAATCTGCCGTATAATATCTTGCTTGACAAGTCCTTCAAGGGACAAATCGGGCAGACTCTTTATCTGGACGTCGAATTGACTGGGAAAATGGCACTTCTTTTGCCATTGTGTTTCGATGACAAGTGTGCCAACAGCACAATAATGATGTACCTGAACGATAAATGGCACAATCTGAAAGTAAACTTCCTCGATCCAAATAAGGTATTGTGGGGTTTCGTGGAACCAGACGGTCATCGTTACACGGACACCGTCACTTTGCGCGGTGGTGATTTCAATATGGACGGTTATCCGGATCTGCTGGCAACTCTGCAGTACTCAGATGGGAAACACATGCAGTCGTTCTTGTTGCAGAACGTGCTGTGCAACAATTGCGATGGCTTCAATCGTACCTTTGACGTCAAATGGCAGGCGTTGAAcccattttataataattccgcGATGGCGGTATTTTACGATTTCTATCAGGATGGCATTCTGGACGTAATCCTGGTAGAGTACGACAAGGCAAACGGTCTCTATCGTACCGCGGCATTCAAAAACAGTCTGGACTACGATGCGAATTTCGTTAAGGTGATGGTGCTGACCGGGCGCACCAACAGCATGTACCCAATCTCACCAGGCTCGCTTGGCAAGAAGAAGAGGACTTACGGCACCAATTTACCAGGACCATCGATTGCATATAGAACTACTACGCAGGATGGTAGTCCGCGTAACGCGATCGCCGCACAGTTACCGCAAAGCGCACACTTTTCCCTCAACTTGCCGTATACCACTTTTGGTTTGGGAAGGACGCCCAATTTTGTGGATGCTCTTACGATAGGG GTCGGCGGTAAGTCGCGAGAATGGCCGCAAATCATTCCAAACTCGCAAATGGTCGTTATACCGAATCCAATCGCCGAACCATCCAGGTGGAAGGCTCAACTTTTTGTAACACCCAGCAAATTGATTCTACTAAGCGCAGCTGCTTTAACCGGCACTTGTGGTCTGATTACGGCCATTATTCTCGGCTTGTATTggaaggaaaggagagaagaCAAGATTGAAAGGCTCCAGGAAGCGCACAGGTTCCACTTTGACGCGATGTAG
- the LOC105279167 gene encoding probable protein arginine N-methyltransferase 1.2 isoform X2: MDQYFKSYEEFDVHHLMLSDNARVLAYKTAIFNCKEKFQDKIVMDVGAGSGILSIFCAQAGAKKIYAVEASMLARTIEQVLVENNVQNKVEVIHCKVEDICPSNVEKVDIIVSEWMGFYLVHEGMLDSVLYARDNFLREDGLLFPSVAKLYASPCQLPSMYEFWDDVYGVSMRCIGKEYRKVKSEKPEILLLNRNDLLAEDGSELSTGPCNEATHWKQTAIVLPTDIEVLQHQPVAFKLTFEKDALNSRCYNIKLILLDAEEIEHDIPCNCHMTKCIVTKTYIESQSNEESV; this comes from the exons ATGgatcaatattttaaaagctaCGAAGAATTTGAT GTTCATCACTTAATGCTTAGCGATAATGCACGTGTTTTAGCATACAAAACtgctatttttaattgcaaagaaaaatttcaagataaaaTAGTAATGGATGTTGGTGCTGGCTCAG gtatattatcaattttttgtgCTCAAGCTGGTGCAAAAAAGATTTATGCAGTAGAAGCAAGTATGCTAGCAAGGACTATCGAACAAGTGTTGGtagaaaataatgtacaaaaCAAAGTTGAAGTTATTCATTGTAAGGTAGAGGACATCTGTCCAAGTAATGTGGAAAAAGTAGATATAATTGTTTCAGAATGGATGGGTTTTTATTTAGTACACGAGGGGATGTTAGATTCTGTACTTTATGCTAGAGATAATTTCTTACGAGAGGATGGTTTATTATTTCCATccgttgcaaaattatatgcTTCACCGTGTCAGTTACCATCTATGTATGAATTTTGGGATGATGTGTATGGAGTCAGTATgag ATGTATTGGGAAAGAGTATAGAAAAGTTAAATCCGAAAAGCCAGAAATACTACTCCTAAATCGAAATGACCTTCTGGCAGAAG ATGGCTCAGAATTATCTACAGGGCCTTGCAATGAAGCAACACATTGGAAGCAAACTGCAATTGTTTTGCCAACAGATATAGAAGTATTACAACATCAACCTGTAGCCTTTAAATTGACATTTGAAAAAGATGCATTGAATTCAagatgttataatataaaattaatattattggacGCAGAAGAGATAGAACACGATATTCCATGTAATTGTCATATGACAAAATGCATAGTAACAAAAACGTATATTGAAAGTCAATCAAATGAAGAAAGTGTTTAG